From Xylocopilactobacillus apis, a single genomic window includes:
- a CDS encoding serine hydrolase domain-containing protein produces the protein MKVFRRICLVILLLVVGTVIGLGGSYLYYQRVIQPQEHERYEKKLKDLQDQYEKELKKAQAAKKMREKMGTSSVDLLSANQEAVIENFLKSNHFIGTVLLYKNDRIIFQRGYGYADYQAKKWNNPDSLYQWASLQKSLTAVLIMKCAEEGKLRLDDPLSKYYPSILGSSSITLRQMLDMKSGLKLKRPLSTKDNQDILTFDIENAFVDPDKIGNSEYQSVNYVLLAGILQKVNQENYYEYLKDKIFTPLHVKHFGFNTLSPNSKMNKMVSYRSPLNDLDSYANPVTISPDSFIKELGTGNIYSTAQTLLETQLGILQGKIISKDDLNALRDSADGYYGGGVYNFSDHFFAHGLIVGYESEMYITNDGHNAVIAMSNRSFPAPSFTKAYNFTTDLYQKMMEDFPTE, from the coding sequence ATGAAAGTATTTCGGCGGATTTGCTTAGTTATTCTCTTATTAGTTGTTGGAACTGTAATCGGTCTGGGTGGTAGTTATTTATACTATCAACGAGTCATTCAGCCCCAAGAACATGAGCGTTATGAGAAAAAGCTCAAAGATTTACAAGATCAATATGAGAAAGAACTAAAAAAAGCCCAAGCGGCTAAAAAAATGAGGGAGAAGATGGGCACGAGCAGTGTCGATCTTCTTTCTGCCAATCAGGAAGCTGTTATTGAAAATTTTTTAAAAAGCAATCATTTTATCGGGACTGTTCTTCTGTATAAGAATGATCGGATTATCTTTCAAAGAGGGTATGGGTATGCCGATTATCAAGCAAAGAAGTGGAATAATCCCGATTCGCTTTATCAGTGGGCTTCATTACAAAAGTCACTGACGGCAGTTTTAATAATGAAATGTGCTGAAGAGGGTAAGCTAAGGCTAGATGATCCTTTAAGCAAGTATTATCCTTCGATTCTGGGCAGTTCGTCAATTACTTTAAGGCAAATGTTAGATATGAAGTCGGGGCTAAAATTAAAGAGACCACTATCAACTAAAGATAATCAAGATATACTTACCTTTGATATTGAGAATGCTTTTGTGGATCCAGATAAGATTGGAAATTCAGAATACCAATCCGTAAATTATGTATTATTAGCAGGGATTCTTCAAAAAGTTAATCAGGAGAATTATTATGAGTATTTAAAAGATAAGATTTTTACCCCGCTTCATGTTAAGCATTTTGGTTTTAACACATTATCCCCTAATAGCAAAATGAATAAGATGGTAAGCTACCGTAGTCCACTCAACGATCTTGATTCTTACGCAAATCCAGTTACAATTTCACCAGATTCGTTTATTAAAGAATTAGGAACGGGTAATATCTATTCCACCGCTCAGACACTTTTAGAAACTCAGTTAGGAATTCTTCAAGGAAAAATTATTTCAAAAGATGATTTAAACGCTTTAAGAGATTCAGCTGATGGCTATTATGGCGGCGGAGTTTATAATTTTAGCGATCACTTTTTTGCGCATGGGCTGATCGTAGGGTACGAAAGCGAAATGTATATCACAAATGATGGACATAATGCAGTAATTGCGATGAGTAATCGAAGTTTCCCCGCTCCGTCGTTTACAAAGGCATATAATTTTACGACAGATCTTTATCAGAAAATGATGGAAGACTTTCCTACTGAATAG
- a CDS encoding glycyl-radical enzyme activating protein, with translation MGEKWKKETITKWYTVDEVVKEVEKDDIFYRSSGGGLTLSGGECLVQADFAANLMHEVKTLGINTAIETTGAVPMREIKKVLPYVDHALFDLKIMAPLQARQVIGDDVRMVKASFEAFLNTPTVEVTPRIPLIPGYTTKPENIRQIAAYVNEIGVKEVHILPFHQYGSQKYKYLGRNYTMEDTPLLTQEEVDNIHDYFESQHITAIVSGLE, from the coding sequence GTGGGTGAAAAATGGAAGAAAGAAACCATTACTAAATGGTACACCGTTGATGAAGTAGTCAAAGAAGTTGAGAAAGATGATATTTTTTATCGTTCGTCTGGCGGCGGACTGACTTTATCTGGGGGTGAATGTTTAGTTCAAGCAGATTTTGCAGCCAATTTAATGCATGAGGTCAAAACCTTAGGAATTAATACGGCAATTGAAACCACTGGGGCAGTCCCGATGCGTGAAATCAAAAAGGTTTTACCGTATGTAGATCATGCTTTATTTGATCTAAAGATTATGGCTCCTCTTCAGGCTAGACAAGTGATTGGAGATGACGTGAGAATGGTTAAGGCAAGTTTTGAAGCATTTCTCAACACTCCAACAGTTGAGGTAACTCCGAGAATTCCGCTAATCCCCGGATATACGACAAAGCCCGAAAATATCCGGCAAATTGCAGCTTACGTTAATGAAATTGGAGTTAAGGAAGTTCATATTCTGCCATTCCACCAATATGGAAGTCAGAAATACAAATACCTTGGTCGAAATTATACAATGGAAGATACACCGCTTTTAACCCAAGAAGAAGTTGACAATATCCATGATTACTTTGAATCACAGCATATTACAGCAATCGTGAGCGGACTTGAATAA
- a CDS encoding SOS response-associated peptidase family protein, translating into MCGRYTFELNQVKEIDRIYELAQKNGYRPDISVVTPGTSPATVISKSNQIEVVTTKWGFPGFKPNQLIINARSETVLEKKMFASAFQKNRCVFPTTGFFEWSAEHQKYWFNYSSNPQALYIAGFYDYFDQTPQSIILTTAPNSSVSEIHDRMPLILQKNQIKPWLTDLDYAKNLLQNPMPELFKTIQ; encoded by the coding sequence ATGTGTGGCAGATATACTTTTGAACTCAATCAAGTTAAAGAAATCGATCGAATCTATGAATTAGCCCAAAAGAACGGTTATCGTCCGGACATTAGTGTCGTAACTCCAGGAACTAGTCCCGCAACTGTGATTAGTAAAAGTAATCAAATTGAAGTTGTCACGACGAAATGGGGATTTCCCGGATTTAAGCCAAATCAGTTAATCATTAATGCCCGCAGCGAAACAGTACTTGAAAAGAAAATGTTCGCCAGCGCTTTTCAGAAAAATCGCTGTGTTTTCCCAACCACTGGCTTCTTTGAATGGAGTGCTGAGCATCAAAAATATTGGTTCAATTATTCTAGCAATCCTCAAGCTCTTTATATTGCAGGATTCTATGATTATTTTGATCAGACTCCTCAAAGTATTATTCTGACAACTGCTCCCAATTCTTCAGTCTCAGAAATTCATGACCGCATGCCTTTAATTCTACAAAAAAACCAGATCAAGCCTTGGCTGACTGATCTGGATTATGCCAAAAATTTATTACAAAATCCGATGCCCGAACTCTTCAAAACTATTCAGTAG
- a CDS encoding 4Fe-4S cluster-binding domain-containing protein, with the protein MAKGDQGLIFNIQRYSIHDGPGIRTIVFLQGCPLRCPWCSNPESQGAVVPLTWVKNGRKKPLLNGTPLMK; encoded by the coding sequence GTGGCAAAAGGGGATCAAGGATTAATTTTTAATATCCAGCGTTACTCCATTCATGATGGACCTGGTATTCGGACAATTGTATTTCTTCAAGGCTGTCCACTTCGCTGTCCTTGGTGCAGTAATCCTGAATCACAGGGAGCAGTAGTCCCGCTAACGTGGGTGAAAAATGGAAGAAAGAAACCATTACTAAATGGTACACCGTTGATGAAGTAG
- a CDS encoding LytR/AlgR family response regulator transcription factor has product MIKIYVCDDQEVHLQAITQIIENRIAFEEISMELVLATTNPSELLERFNSQEINVYFLDIDLSDEQYDGLNLALKIRESDPNGFIIFITSHLEFGMLIFEYKIGALNYIVKTADPELLKSKINSTIDTICERTQNSVNQHEQEIKFASGRGDKYILISDLIALELVGNHKLEIVSKHQVFNCNGSLGQFEDELPNHFIRCRRDMLVNLNEVVTCSVKEEMITMSNGFTISCSRWQINKFKPILEKFKKS; this is encoded by the coding sequence ATGATTAAAATATATGTCTGCGACGATCAGGAAGTCCACCTCCAGGCAATTACACAAATTATTGAAAATAGAATTGCATTTGAAGAAATTTCGATGGAATTAGTACTCGCGACTACTAATCCTTCAGAATTGCTGGAAAGATTCAATTCTCAGGAGATAAATGTCTATTTTTTGGATATTGATTTATCAGATGAGCAGTACGATGGGTTAAATTTGGCACTCAAAATTAGAGAGAGTGATCCCAATGGTTTTATTATTTTTATTACTTCCCATCTTGAATTTGGGATGCTGATCTTTGAATATAAGATTGGGGCTTTGAATTATATCGTAAAAACCGCAGATCCAGAACTTCTAAAATCTAAGATCAATTCCACGATCGATACGATTTGTGAGCGAACTCAAAATAGCGTCAACCAGCATGAACAAGAAATAAAATTTGCGTCTGGTCGAGGAGATAAATATATTTTAATTTCAGATCTGATTGCATTGGAATTGGTCGGAAATCATAAGCTAGAAATTGTTTCCAAACATCAAGTTTTTAACTGTAATGGTTCACTTGGCCAATTTGAAGATGAACTTCCCAATCACTTTATCCGCTGTCGCCGTGATATGTTGGTAAACTTAAATGAGGTTGTGACATGCTCTGTTAAGGAAGAAATGATTACGATGTCAAACGGTTTTACCATCTCATGCTCGCGCTGGCAAATTAACAAGTTTAAACCAATCTTAGAAAAATTTAAGAAAAGCTAA
- a CDS encoding sensor histidine kinase, which yields MSRKKVTVYYEDSPQKQESVRLKPTLDDINQKVQIGNQVFTLLVIFVFAIGIYVNYEVKRNRRQTQLATEKMMMEGYIDTLEKMQLEIQKNQHDYKNILLGIRGFMNKEGVDTEGLEDFLVKNQLIHNEVQLKSGTLNQLKGINLPAVKGLLSTKIIEAVQAGIDVKIKCSEDIEINKVDPFDLSRIIGIILDNAIEACVEQDHPKIEIMILNEQQQILIMVANSCVEPTISLKVGESSKGANRGFGLQNLRDIVRNSDYLDLETTCSNYTFTQKIFIKK from the coding sequence ATGTCTAGAAAAAAGGTAACCGTCTATTACGAGGATAGTCCCCAAAAACAGGAAAGCGTGAGGCTAAAGCCTACTTTAGACGATATTAATCAAAAAGTTCAAATTGGTAACCAAGTTTTTACCCTTTTGGTAATTTTTGTTTTTGCAATCGGCATTTATGTAAACTATGAGGTAAAGCGCAATCGGAGGCAAACTCAACTGGCAACGGAGAAAATGATGATGGAAGGCTACATTGACACCTTAGAGAAAATGCAGTTGGAAATCCAGAAAAATCAGCACGATTATAAAAACATCTTGTTGGGAATTAGAGGGTTCATGAATAAAGAAGGGGTTGATACCGAAGGGTTGGAAGATTTCTTGGTGAAAAATCAGTTAATCCATAATGAAGTTCAGCTCAAATCTGGCACTTTGAATCAACTGAAAGGCATCAATTTGCCAGCGGTTAAAGGATTATTATCGACCAAAATAATTGAAGCCGTTCAGGCAGGAATTGACGTGAAAATAAAATGTAGCGAGGATATTGAGATTAATAAAGTCGATCCTTTTGATTTATCGCGGATAATTGGGATAATTTTAGATAATGCAATTGAAGCGTGCGTCGAGCAAGATCACCCAAAAATAGAGATAATGATCCTTAACGAGCAGCAGCAGATCTTAATTATGGTGGCTAATTCTTGCGTTGAGCCCACTATCAGTTTGAAAGTTGGGGAATCGAGTAAAGGAGCAAATCGAGGGTTTGGGTTGCAGAACTTAAGAGATATTGTCCGCAATTCCGATTATTTAGATCTTGAAACCACTTGTTCTAACTATACTTTCACGCAAAAGATTTTTATCAAAAAATAA
- a CDS encoding fructose-6-phosphate aldolase translates to MEFLLDTIHLADIERFAQSIPLAGVTSNPTIVKKEGKVDFFNHMKQIRELLPHNATLHVQVVGHSVEEMLDDANTVLDQIGPDTYIKVPTSEDGLKVIKKLKAKNVNVTATAIYTKFQGYLAIAAGADYIAPYYNRMQNMNIDAPDAIANFANMIAENNSKTKILAASFHNVNQVTEAFENGAQAATMGPDILESALGMPAIAQAVHDFTGDWESVFGTGSTVASLK, encoded by the coding sequence ATGGAATTTCTCTTAGATACAATTCATCTTGCGGATATTGAACGTTTTGCCCAAAGTATTCCCTTAGCAGGAGTTACATCTAATCCAACAATTGTTAAAAAGGAGGGAAAAGTCGACTTCTTCAATCATATGAAACAAATTCGCGAATTATTGCCGCATAACGCAACTTTACATGTTCAAGTTGTTGGTCATAGTGTTGAAGAAATGCTTGATGATGCTAATACCGTTTTAGATCAAATCGGTCCAGATACTTACATTAAAGTCCCAACCAGTGAAGATGGTCTTAAAGTAATTAAAAAGTTAAAAGCCAAAAATGTTAATGTAACTGCAACTGCTATTTATACCAAATTTCAAGGTTACCTCGCTATTGCTGCTGGTGCTGACTACATTGCTCCATATTATAACCGGATGCAAAACATGAATATTGATGCTCCTGATGCAATCGCAAATTTTGCTAATATGATTGCTGAAAATAATTCAAAAACCAAAATTTTGGCTGCTAGTTTTCATAATGTTAATCAAGTTACGGAAGCTTTTGAAAATGGAGCCCAAGCCGCAACCATGGGGCCTGACATTTTAGAATCAGCACTTGGCATGCCAGCTATTGCTCAAGCAGTCCATGATTTCACTGGCGATTGGGAGAGCGTTTTTGGAACAGGCAGCACCGTTGCCTCTCTTAAATGA
- a CDS encoding GNAT family N-acetyltransferase gives MKIRNYRNDDADFLKEMLLTAIYNPDETTDPKVLLEPELKVYYQDFGTGVYDYGQVMTTNSGARIGMIWCRLIHGYGFFRSDIPELAIAIKEEYHGHGYGTILLENFLKLAKDHNFTGLSLSVDERNKPALSIYEKAGFQKVSQHQDTLIMSLLF, from the coding sequence TTGAAAATTAGAAATTATCGTAATGATGATGCAGATTTTTTAAAAGAAATGCTGTTGACAGCAATTTATAATCCGGATGAAACAACTGATCCCAAGGTTTTATTAGAACCAGAACTAAAGGTATATTATCAGGATTTTGGCACCGGAGTTTATGATTACGGACAAGTAATGACCACTAACAGCGGTGCTCGCATTGGGATGATTTGGTGCCGCTTAATTCATGGATATGGCTTCTTTAGATCAGATATTCCTGAACTTGCGATTGCAATTAAAGAAGAATATCATGGACACGGCTATGGGACTATATTACTGGAAAATTTTCTAAAATTAGCTAAAGATCATAATTTTACAGGTTTATCATTAAGTGTTGATGAACGAAATAAACCAGCGCTTTCGATTTATGAAAAAGCAGGATTTCAAAAGGTTAGTCAACATCAAGATACGTTAATAATGAGTTTATTATTTTAA
- a CDS encoding sugar-binding transcriptional regulator translates to MKNHQLLVRVAYQYYIQNKTQSEIAKSLDLGRSTISRILTQAKRENIVNIQINGLDLDLMDLENKIKNYYQLRNVIIVPTTSSDKSSALALEAALYLKQIIKPNNRVGVAWGSTLAKMVGQLHHPKSTNATFIPLVGGPSAANAKYNVNTIVYDLAKKFVGSSEFINATAVQETAALRNGIIGSKYFRELTNDWQHLDIALVGVGGPLTTKTTSHWRDLLTHDDLVLLKDQHAIGDCCCTFFDKNGKTLAPSLQKRTIAISLETLSKVPISVAVAHSLVKVPSIKALLSMGIVNTLITDKETASHLLD, encoded by the coding sequence ATGAAAAATCATCAGCTATTAGTAAGAGTGGCATATCAATATTACATTCAAAATAAAACTCAAAGCGAAATTGCTAAAAGTCTTGATCTTGGTCGTTCAACAATCAGTCGAATCTTGACTCAAGCGAAAAGAGAAAATATCGTCAATATTCAAATTAATGGTTTGGATCTTGATCTGATGGATCTTGAAAATAAAATTAAAAACTATTATCAACTGCGAAATGTAATTATTGTCCCCACTACATCTTCTGATAAATCTTCTGCACTTGCTCTGGAAGCTGCTCTCTACCTCAAACAAATCATTAAGCCAAATAATCGAGTGGGTGTTGCCTGGGGCTCAACCCTGGCTAAAATGGTTGGACAGCTTCATCATCCTAAATCGACTAATGCAACATTTATTCCGTTAGTCGGCGGGCCTAGTGCAGCCAATGCGAAATACAATGTCAACACTATCGTTTATGATCTAGCCAAAAAGTTTGTTGGCAGCAGTGAATTTATTAACGCTACTGCTGTTCAAGAGACTGCGGCTCTTCGTAATGGAATTATTGGTTCTAAGTACTTTCGTGAACTGACTAATGACTGGCAGCATCTTGATATTGCTTTAGTCGGGGTAGGAGGACCATTAACGACAAAGACAACTAGTCATTGGCGGGACCTACTTACCCACGATGACCTAGTGTTGCTTAAAGATCAGCATGCAATTGGAGATTGCTGCTGTACCTTTTTCGATAAAAATGGTAAAACTTTAGCTCCTTCGTTACAAAAACGAACAATTGCAATCTCTTTAGAAACTTTAAGTAAAGTCCCAATTAGTGTCGCTGTTGCCCATTCATTAGTCAAAGTGCCTTCGATCAAAGCTCTTTTATCAATGGGGATCGTTAATACTTTGATTACTGATAAGGAAACCGCATCCCACTTGCTCGATTAA
- a CDS encoding DeoR/GlpR family DNA-binding transcription regulator, with protein sequence MKAVEIQQRREKILSLLKQQQKITVQSLVELLNVSDETIRKDLAILTEQGMIKKSYGVAELIPTTPVIPVGYRDKKEADAKSAIAKKALSLIKPTMRTIGLDQGSTIAKLAEYIKELHHKTIITRSLPSLIALKDGDNEFFTPGGYYNANDMSFQGQGEDNTLANIHLDISFFGSSGLKSRHGICSSSFTDAEFKKQMNLQSSISVALIDHTKFTQTSLVMVLPWTEFDLLITDDQTPENIIDDLKKQVEVIVAN encoded by the coding sequence ATGAAAGCAGTTGAAATCCAACAAAGACGTGAAAAAATTCTTTCGTTACTAAAACAGCAGCAAAAAATAACAGTCCAATCACTGGTTGAACTGTTAAATGTTTCTGACGAAACCATTCGAAAAGACTTAGCAATTTTGACTGAACAAGGAATGATCAAAAAAAGCTATGGTGTTGCCGAATTAATTCCTACTACCCCAGTTATTCCAGTTGGCTATCGTGACAAAAAAGAGGCTGACGCAAAATCAGCCATTGCCAAAAAAGCCCTATCTTTAATCAAACCGACGATGAGAACAATCGGCCTTGATCAAGGGAGTACAATTGCCAAATTAGCAGAGTATATCAAGGAGCTTCACCATAAAACAATCATCACCCGTTCACTGCCTTCACTTATCGCTCTTAAAGACGGAGATAACGAGTTTTTCACTCCGGGAGGATATTACAACGCAAACGACATGTCTTTTCAAGGTCAAGGTGAAGATAATACTTTAGCTAATATTCATTTGGATATTAGCTTCTTTGGATCTAGTGGCCTTAAATCTAGACATGGTATTTGTTCATCAAGTTTTACTGATGCTGAGTTCAAAAAACAAATGAACTTACAATCAAGTATTTCAGTTGCTTTAATCGATCACACAAAATTTACCCAAACTTCCTTGGTAATGGTTCTTCCTTGGACTGAATTTGACCTTTTAATCACTGACGATCAGACTCCTGAAAATATAATTGATGATCTTAAAAAACAAGTAGAAGTAATCGTAGCAAATTAA
- a CDS encoding formate C-acetyltransferase, protein MINAEITDTYMTARPASQIQNMKLNLFKTKRRISLERALLYTESYQSTENEPTIIRRAKATAHILDHVKISIRPGELLVGNRTVRPRSGILSPEMDPYWIMNEIDTIATRPQDQFEFTEEDKKIYQEELLPYWTDRSMKDFINAKITPEVKAAMNEKVIKLNQTDKGQGHIIMDFPAILNRGVGLYVSLLKEQAAIHPDNDFYEAALIIFEGMQRHFERYAELADEMAENEDTPAYRKIELKEISAMCRRLETEAPTSFYEALQLIWMTSIVGQYESNASSLSLGRMDQYTAPFYEASKEAGVPEEFMHEVLGDFYLKTNDVVLLRSADSAKCFAGFPTGYTISLGGDDKYGQYAVNELSYKMLDIYHEIQLPQPNLSVRINEKIPRTFLNKTCETIRLGTGIPMLFNDDVCEPGFLSKGVSLDDARDYAVVGCVETTIPGRTYGLHDIALFNLMKIMEISLYDFKDDPNVTYEKLRQHILNKIDDYVEIVTKGSDIVDLGHREFAPIPFLSALVEDCIENGKDVTQGGARYNFSGVQGIGEPNLADSLYAIKKLVFENHEMTFKALVEHLADNFAGEDGEALRQHLIHDFDKYGNDNEEIDLECAKIFRHYALELGKYKNIRGGEFIAGAYTVSAHIPLGEDVGATPDGRKDHDQLADGGLSPMVGRDHLGPTAVLKSVSKIDNTLAVNGSLLNVKFSPNTLKGENGIKKFADFLMAFTQLKIRHVQFNVQSRETLIDAQKHPENYAGLVVRVAGYSAFFVDLNKQIQDDIIRRAEHVL, encoded by the coding sequence ATGATTAATGCAGAAATTACAGACACTTATATGACAGCAAGACCTGCTTCACAAATTCAGAATATGAAACTCAATTTGTTTAAGACTAAGAGAAGAATCTCGTTAGAAAGAGCTTTGCTTTATACTGAAAGTTATCAATCAACAGAAAATGAACCAACAATTATCCGTCGAGCAAAAGCAACGGCGCATATTCTTGACCATGTAAAGATTAGTATTAGACCGGGAGAATTATTAGTTGGAAATCGAACAGTTCGTCCCCGCAGCGGAATTTTATCACCTGAAATGGATCCTTATTGGATTATGAACGAAATTGATACGATTGCGACAAGGCCGCAAGATCAATTTGAATTTACTGAAGAAGATAAAAAGATTTATCAAGAAGAATTACTCCCATATTGGACTGATCGTTCAATGAAAGATTTTATTAACGCTAAGATTACGCCTGAAGTTAAAGCGGCAATGAATGAAAAGGTAATTAAGTTAAATCAAACTGATAAGGGGCAAGGCCATATTATTATGGACTTCCCAGCAATTTTAAATCGTGGTGTTGGATTATATGTATCATTACTTAAAGAACAAGCTGCGATTCATCCAGATAATGATTTTTATGAAGCGGCTTTGATTATTTTTGAAGGGATGCAGCGCCATTTTGAACGTTATGCTGAACTGGCTGACGAAATGGCAGAAAATGAGGATACGCCCGCTTATCGTAAAATTGAATTGAAAGAGATCAGCGCAATGTGCAGACGGTTAGAAACCGAAGCACCAACAAGCTTTTATGAAGCTTTGCAATTGATTTGGATGACCAGTATTGTCGGACAGTATGAATCTAATGCGTCTTCTTTATCTTTAGGCCGGATGGATCAATATACAGCTCCTTTTTATGAGGCTTCTAAAGAGGCTGGCGTGCCAGAAGAATTCATGCACGAAGTATTAGGCGACTTTTACTTAAAAACTAATGATGTAGTTCTCTTAAGAAGTGCTGACAGTGCAAAGTGCTTTGCAGGTTTTCCAACGGGTTACACAATCTCACTTGGTGGAGACGATAAATATGGTCAGTATGCGGTGAATGAATTGTCCTATAAAATGTTAGACATTTATCACGAAATTCAGCTGCCACAGCCAAATCTTTCAGTGCGGATCAATGAGAAGATTCCTCGGACATTTTTAAATAAGACTTGTGAAACCATTCGTTTAGGAACAGGGATTCCAATGTTATTTAACGATGACGTTTGCGAGCCAGGATTTCTAAGTAAAGGAGTATCACTCGATGATGCTCGTGATTATGCAGTAGTTGGCTGTGTTGAAACAACGATTCCAGGAAGGACTTACGGCCTTCATGATATTGCCTTATTCAATTTGATGAAGATCATGGAAATATCATTGTATGACTTTAAAGATGATCCAAATGTTACGTACGAAAAACTTCGACAGCACATTTTAAATAAGATTGATGACTATGTTGAGATTGTGACTAAAGGATCAGACATTGTTGATCTTGGACACCGTGAATTTGCGCCAATCCCATTCCTATCTGCACTTGTTGAAGATTGTATTGAAAACGGAAAAGACGTAACTCAAGGAGGAGCACGCTATAACTTTTCTGGCGTTCAAGGCATCGGGGAGCCAAATCTGGCAGATTCACTTTATGCAATTAAAAAGTTGGTATTTGAAAATCACGAAATGACTTTTAAAGCTTTAGTTGAACATCTTGCTGATAATTTTGCTGGCGAAGATGGAGAAGCTTTACGTCAGCATTTAATTCACGACTTTGACAAGTATGGTAATGATAACGAAGAAATTGATTTAGAATGTGCAAAGATTTTCCGTCACTACGCGTTAGAATTGGGCAAATATAAAAACATTCGTGGCGGTGAATTTATTGCTGGTGCTTATACAGTTTCGGCTCATATTCCATTGGGTGAAGATGTTGGGGCAACGCCGGATGGCCGTAAAGATCACGATCAATTAGCTGACGGTGGATTATCGCCAATGGTTGGACGCGATCATTTAGGACCGACTGCTGTATTGAAATCAGTTAGTAAGATTGATAATACTTTGGCCGTCAATGGCAGTTTGTTAAACGTTAAGTTTTCGCCGAACACTTTAAAAGGTGAAAATGGAATTAAAAAATTTGCAGATTTCTTAATGGCTTTCACGCAGTTAAAAATTCGTCACGTCCAATTTAATGTTCAATCAAGAGAAACTTTAATCGACGCTCAAAAGCACCCAGAGAACTATGCTGGTTTAGTAGTTAGAGTTGCGGGCTACAGTGCATTCTTTGTCGATTTGAATAAACAAATTCAAGACGATATTATTCGCCGAGCAGAACACGTATTGTAG
- the manA gene encoding mannose-6-phosphate isomerase, class I, with protein MTTEPLFLEPYFQPKIWGGRKLETVFDYQIPDGKIGECWAISAHPHGPSRIKNGPLAGMELNEAYKSQPEYFGNPTQEVFPLLTKILDADASLSVQVHPDDAYAEEHEHELGKTECWYVIQADPDSYLIYGHHAKTRAELAEMIDSGEWDHLLRKYPVKTGDFIYVPSGTIHALNKGIMVLETQQSSDTTYRLYDYDRVDEKTGQKRDLHLQQSIDVTTVPSTDPKLEIKTEQKGASTFTSYIEPPVSPFFSVWQWRIKDEQEITHQNAPYTLVSVIDGKGTLKADGKEYSISKSDHFIIPAQIKSWKLDGDLQIIASEPN; from the coding sequence ATTACTACTGAACCATTATTTTTAGAACCTTATTTTCAGCCCAAAATTTGGGGTGGACGAAAGTTAGAGACAGTTTTCGATTACCAGATTCCAGATGGAAAGATTGGGGAATGCTGGGCAATTTCAGCGCATCCCCATGGACCTAGCCGCATCAAAAATGGCCCATTAGCAGGAATGGAGTTAAACGAGGCTTATAAGTCCCAGCCTGAATATTTCGGTAATCCGACGCAAGAAGTATTTCCGCTTCTTACTAAAATTTTAGACGCTGATGCTTCGCTTTCAGTTCAAGTTCATCCGGATGACGCCTATGCTGAAGAACACGAACATGAGTTAGGAAAAACTGAATGCTGGTACGTAATTCAAGCTGATCCTGATTCTTATCTGATTTACGGACATCACGCAAAAACTAGAGCAGAACTAGCAGAGATGATTGATTCAGGTGAGTGGGACCATTTATTGCGTAAATATCCAGTTAAAACGGGCGATTTTATTTATGTTCCAAGTGGCACGATCCATGCTCTTAATAAGGGAATAATGGTTTTAGAAACCCAGCAGTCTAGTGACACAACTTACCGTTTATATGACTATGACCGAGTTGATGAGAAAACAGGTCAAAAACGAGACTTGCATCTGCAGCAATCTATTGATGTAACGACTGTACCTAGTACCGATCCAAAGTTAGAGATCAAAACTGAACAAAAAGGTGCTTCAACTTTTACTAGTTATATTGAACCACCAGTTTCGCCATTCTTTAGCGTATGGCAATGGCGGATTAAAGATGAACAAGAAATTACCCACCAAAATGCTCCTTATACCTTAGTATCAGTAATTGACGGCAAAGGAACATTGAAGGCTGATGGGAAAGAATACTCAATTAGTAAAAGTGATCATTTTATTATTCCTGCACAAATTAAGTCATGGAAACTAGATGGTGATTTACAAATCATTGCTTCTGAGCCTAACTGA